The following proteins come from a genomic window of Alicyclobacillus dauci:
- a CDS encoding group II intron maturase-specific domain-containing protein: protein MESVRRFVEERLKLKVNVEKSAVDRPWKRKFLGFSFTWEKKTRIRVAPKSLKRFKDRVREITKRSRGQSMASRVEKLNAYLRGWAGYYRYAETRSVFEALDEWTRRRLRMCLLKQWKQPKTKRRKLVSLGIPQEWAKNISGSRKGYWRLSNTPQMNKALGLAYWREQGLVSLVERYDSLRSTT, encoded by the coding sequence ATGGAGAGTGTACGTAGGTTTGTAGAAGAACGACTGAAACTCAAGGTGAATGTGGAAAAGAGCGCCGTAGACCGACCGTGGAAGCGAAAGTTCTTGGGCTTCTCATTTACATGGGAGAAGAAAACGCGGATTCGAGTCGCGCCAAAGTCGCTCAAACGGTTCAAGGACAGGGTTCGAGAAATTACGAAACGAAGTCGAGGACAATCCATGGCGAGTCGGGTAGAGAAATTAAATGCCTACTTGCGAGGATGGGCGGGATATTACCGATATGCCGAGACACGAAGCGTATTCGAGGCACTGGACGAATGGACGCGCAGGCGGTTGAGGATGTGTTTGCTGAAGCAGTGGAAACAGCCGAAAACCAAGAGACGTAAGTTAGTTTCACTTGGGATACCGCAGGAATGGGCAAAGAACATAAGCGGATCCCGGAAGGGCTACTGGCGACTTTCGAATACTCCACAAATGAACAAAGCCCTTGGCCTCGCCTACTGGCGAGAACAGGGGTTAGTGAGTTTAGTTGAACGATACGACTCACTTCGTTCCACAACATGA
- the tnpA gene encoding IS66 family insertion sequence element accessory protein TnpA has protein sequence MTKKELAELRETWRERVAAFRDSGLSGAAWCAEQGIKEHQLWYWVSRFREKSPKPSVSTDFLPVQVHESIANLPLLVRVGSVAIEVHPGYDAQLLRDLVETLTGSC, from the coding sequence ATGACCAAAAAAGAATTGGCAGAATTACGAGAAACGTGGCGTGAACGCGTAGCTGCATTCCGGGATAGCGGTCTGAGTGGCGCGGCGTGGTGCGCTGAGCAAGGCATAAAAGAACATCAATTGTGGTATTGGGTAAGTCGCTTTCGTGAAAAATCCCCGAAACCGTCCGTTTCGACTGACTTTCTACCCGTGCAGGTTCATGAGTCCATTGCCAATCTCCCTCTGCTCGTCCGGGTTGGCTCCGTTGCCATTGAAGTACACCCGGGATACGACGCCCAACTGTTGCGTGACCTGGTTGAGACACTCACGGGCTCATGCTGA
- the tnpB gene encoding IS66 family insertion sequence element accessory protein TnpB (TnpB, as the term is used for proteins encoded by IS66 family insertion elements, is considered an accessory protein, since TnpC, encoded by a neighboring gene, is a DDE family transposase.), whose product MLNHIGTEQRVYLACGVTDMRKSIDGLAALVQTQFQLDPFSQCVFVFCNRQRDKLKILYWQYNGFWLLYRRLERGRFEWPNSSQDKTLVISQRQLNWLLDGLSLNQQKAHPKVAAQKVV is encoded by the coding sequence ATGCTGAACCATATCGGTACAGAACAGCGCGTCTATCTTGCGTGTGGTGTCACGGACATGCGGAAGAGTATCGATGGATTGGCGGCCTTGGTGCAAACGCAATTCCAGTTAGACCCGTTCTCCCAATGTGTCTTCGTTTTTTGCAATCGTCAGCGGGACAAATTGAAGATTCTGTATTGGCAGTATAACGGATTCTGGTTATTGTATCGCCGGTTGGAACGAGGCCGATTTGAGTGGCCCAACTCGTCTCAGGACAAGACGCTTGTCATTAGCCAACGCCAGTTGAATTGGTTGCTGGATGGATTGTCTCTCAACCAGCAGAAAGCTCATCCCAAGGTGGCGGCGCAAAAGGTCGTCTGA
- a CDS encoding MFS transporter, which produces MVWTIIAALGIGGEYGVGQTLVSELAPAEKRGWWGGLLYGGLFVGIAIAAIVGGYVEPAIGWRWTFAVATLPVLIAIYVRSSTPESEVWQAKVSKKGMDWSQIFTTQFFGPFIKCLIASSLQFFAYYGITTFLPTYLTKHGLSITHASWWVFFTAISGIVGNVVGSYTNDRWGRRVTLSYLALSAAVGGIVLFFTWKYLLTSSWILVPFFVLYFGSNGATVFGVLFSEMFASDVRSTGVSAALQIGRGLAFFPPLIAASMSAHWGFQSVVLLGGLEFLALSVWAWIFKETRGVQFL; this is translated from the coding sequence ATGGTTTGGACTATCATCGCAGCTCTAGGGATTGGCGGCGAGTACGGTGTTGGTCAAACGCTTGTCTCGGAACTGGCGCCAGCTGAGAAACGCGGCTGGTGGGGGGGACTGCTTTACGGTGGTCTGTTTGTAGGAATTGCCATTGCTGCAATTGTCGGCGGGTATGTTGAACCGGCCATTGGTTGGCGTTGGACATTTGCTGTGGCAACGCTGCCAGTCTTAATTGCAATCTACGTTCGCTCTTCGACACCTGAGTCTGAGGTATGGCAAGCGAAAGTCAGTAAAAAAGGCATGGACTGGAGCCAAATCTTTACGACCCAGTTCTTCGGTCCATTTATCAAATGTCTAATTGCATCGTCTCTGCAGTTCTTCGCATATTACGGCATTACAACGTTCTTACCGACATATTTGACGAAGCATGGCCTCTCTATCACGCATGCTTCATGGTGGGTATTCTTCACCGCTATTTCCGGAATTGTTGGAAATGTTGTCGGCTCCTATACGAACGACAGGTGGGGCCGCAGGGTAACGTTGAGTTACCTTGCTCTGTCAGCTGCCGTAGGTGGGATTGTCCTCTTCTTTACTTGGAAGTACCTTCTTACTTCAAGTTGGATTCTCGTGCCGTTCTTCGTTCTATATTTTGGTTCGAACGGGGCGACCGTGTTCGGTGTGCTGTTCAGTGAAATGTTTGCTTCTGATGTCCGATCCACCGGTGTTTCCGCAGCACTGCAGATTGGGCGTGGGCTCGCCTTTTTCCCACCGCTAATCGCAGCAAGTATGTCTGCACACTGGGGATTTCAATCCGTCGTATTGCTTGGGGGACTGGAGTTCCTAGCTTTGTCCGTGTGGGCGTGGATATTTAAGGAAACTCGCGGTGTTCAGTTCCTTTGA
- a CDS encoding isocitrate lyase/PEP mutase family protein, translated as MSLAAQLKQIVERDKATIVPGASNAILARVIEETGFPLIFLSGAGIANWKIGLADYGLTTMTELVEVTREVTSAVNIPVLVDADTGFGNPLNVWRTVREFEKAGAAGIMIEDQVFPKRCGHFDNKQIISTHEMVQKVRAAVDAKVDPDLVIVARTDAIAVEGIDAAIERAHQYREAGADVTFIEAPRNLEQMERIGKLPWPQVANMVEGGKTPIRPREELARLGFSLIYYANAVPRAALHAAFSAARTLMSDGTSDNIEMLSWSDRQSLVKLPELSALEKRYE; from the coding sequence TTGAGCCTGGCGGCGCAATTAAAACAAATTGTTGAACGAGATAAGGCAACCATCGTTCCGGGTGCCTCGAACGCGATTTTGGCGAGAGTTATAGAGGAAACCGGGTTTCCTTTGATCTTTTTGAGCGGGGCAGGAATCGCGAATTGGAAAATCGGCCTGGCTGATTACGGGTTGACGACGATGACTGAGTTGGTCGAGGTGACGAGAGAAGTCACGTCGGCCGTGAATATTCCAGTGCTGGTCGACGCGGATACGGGTTTCGGCAATCCGCTAAACGTGTGGCGAACGGTCCGCGAGTTCGAAAAAGCTGGGGCCGCAGGCATCATGATTGAGGACCAGGTGTTTCCGAAACGATGCGGCCATTTTGATAACAAGCAGATTATCTCCACGCATGAAATGGTCCAAAAGGTCCGTGCCGCGGTTGACGCCAAAGTGGACCCGGATCTAGTCATTGTCGCTCGAACAGATGCCATCGCCGTGGAGGGGATCGATGCAGCGATCGAGCGTGCACATCAATATCGCGAAGCGGGGGCTGATGTCACGTTCATCGAAGCACCGCGGAACTTGGAGCAAATGGAGCGCATAGGAAAGTTGCCGTGGCCTCAGGTGGCGAACATGGTTGAAGGTGGAAAAACGCCTATTCGGCCGCGGGAAGAACTCGCAAGATTAGGTTTTTCCCTCATATACTATGCGAATGCAGTTCCTCGTGCGGCGCTGCATGCTGCATTTTCAGCCGCGAGGACGCTGATGAGCGATGGAACGAGCGACAACATAGAGATGCTGTCTTGGTCGGATCGGCAATCTCTTGTGAAGTTGCCTGAGTTGTCAGCGCTCGAAAAACGATACGAATGA
- a CDS encoding xanthine dehydrogenase family protein molybdopterin-binding subunit has protein sequence MITQTPQITRDLSRVDGLLKVRGEARYTDDITLPDMLYGAVLRSPYPHARIVSINTEEASNLPGVHVVLTGQNISYGLFGRVVRDIPVLAKEKALFVGDRVAAVAAISREVAEAAIALIDVEYEPLPPVFDAREALTPDAPLVHEAAWAYRGAVTQESDHGNLQSRVTLQNGDDVAEALKRSKHVFTETFTTPARHQGYLEPHSCIARVDGDEIEIWAPNKAPYRLRQQLADWLAIETRQIRIHPVFIGGDFGGKGSPMEIPLTIALAKATECPVKLRMSYAEDLMAGDPRHSSSVTVSLGLDENGHFTALDVDAVMNGGAYAGFKPMPDVNLIGIPDAGSAYNIASIRVQSTIAYTNTVPRGHARAPGSVQVYFPVESVIDMAARKLGIDPLFIREQNMLHDGDTSPLGDHYVEIRSQETLRRAKEMLAQVPLRPLPKEGEWVRGTGYAFYQRPTHGGVTEIGLEPTASGDLVVHVPFPDQGGGQFTLGRNILGRLLALPNEYITVVQDETSVFKMDTGCGGSRVTVTVSEAFHRAGVQLLELLQTEFDLPRNYSVEALRTALASFNRARDGSWLRVSHNANDIEHVTSYNITIARVRVDKGTGQIVVEDIIGAYDVANIINPTSHLLQLEGGVIFGFGEAVLEDLVIEEGRVTRAGLGEYKLPSQEDIPHVHIGVVEGGRGIGAENVKAVGELSNVPVPAAIANAIADAVGVRMCDLPITAEKLYFSLREKGDA, from the coding sequence TTGATTACGCAGACTCCACAAATTACCCGAGATTTAAGCAGAGTTGACGGACTTCTAAAGGTCCGCGGCGAAGCCCGTTACACCGACGACATCACACTGCCCGATATGCTCTACGGGGCGGTATTGCGCAGCCCTTATCCGCATGCCCGTATCGTATCGATCAACACTGAGGAAGCAAGCAATCTTCCAGGTGTACATGTGGTGCTCACTGGTCAAAACATCTCTTACGGGCTATTTGGCCGTGTGGTTCGGGATATTCCGGTTCTTGCAAAAGAGAAAGCTTTGTTTGTTGGCGATCGCGTCGCTGCGGTGGCGGCTATCTCAAGGGAAGTGGCTGAAGCCGCTATTGCGCTGATTGACGTAGAGTACGAACCTTTACCACCAGTCTTTGATGCGAGAGAGGCGCTCACTCCTGACGCCCCACTTGTCCACGAAGCTGCGTGGGCTTATCGAGGTGCGGTCACGCAGGAATCGGATCACGGGAACTTACAATCGCGCGTGACACTGCAAAATGGCGACGATGTTGCGGAGGCCTTGAAGCGATCGAAACACGTCTTTACGGAAACCTTTACAACACCCGCTCGCCATCAAGGATACCTGGAACCACATTCATGCATTGCGCGGGTTGACGGCGACGAGATCGAGATTTGGGCTCCGAATAAAGCGCCGTACCGATTGAGACAACAACTGGCTGATTGGCTAGCCATTGAAACTAGGCAGATTCGTATTCACCCTGTTTTTATTGGTGGGGACTTCGGTGGAAAAGGTTCACCAATGGAGATTCCGCTGACCATTGCGCTGGCTAAAGCGACGGAGTGCCCGGTGAAGCTCCGTATGTCATACGCAGAAGATTTGATGGCAGGCGATCCGAGACACTCTTCATCCGTCACGGTTTCGCTGGGGCTTGATGAGAACGGCCACTTTACTGCACTTGACGTGGATGCGGTGATGAACGGCGGCGCCTATGCAGGCTTCAAGCCAATGCCTGACGTCAATCTGATCGGCATACCGGACGCGGGTTCGGCGTACAACATTGCGTCAATTCGCGTTCAAAGTACCATCGCGTACACAAACACTGTACCTCGCGGCCATGCCAGAGCACCGGGGTCGGTGCAGGTGTACTTTCCTGTGGAAAGCGTGATCGATATGGCTGCACGAAAGTTAGGCATCGATCCGCTCTTTATCCGGGAACAAAATATGCTCCACGATGGGGATACATCGCCGCTGGGTGATCACTACGTCGAAATTCGCTCGCAGGAAACACTCCGGCGCGCGAAAGAAATGCTTGCTCAGGTACCTCTGCGACCTCTTCCAAAAGAAGGGGAATGGGTGCGAGGTACCGGGTACGCATTTTATCAAAGACCGACCCACGGTGGTGTGACCGAGATCGGCCTTGAGCCAACTGCTTCAGGAGATCTGGTTGTACATGTTCCATTTCCGGACCAGGGAGGGGGGCAATTCACGCTCGGACGCAATATCCTGGGACGACTTTTGGCGCTTCCGAACGAATACATCACGGTCGTACAGGATGAGACGAGTGTGTTCAAGATGGATACGGGCTGTGGTGGAAGCCGTGTCACCGTGACGGTCAGTGAGGCGTTTCACCGAGCTGGTGTTCAACTGTTAGAGCTACTTCAAACCGAATTTGATCTACCGAGGAATTATTCCGTAGAAGCGCTTCGTACTGCTCTGGCTTCGTTCAATCGGGCACGTGATGGCTCCTGGTTGCGTGTGAGCCATAATGCCAATGACATTGAGCACGTGACATCCTACAACATTACCATCGCAAGGGTCCGCGTTGATAAAGGAACAGGGCAGATCGTCGTGGAGGACATCATTGGTGCCTACGACGTCGCGAACATTATCAATCCAACCTCTCACCTGCTGCAACTTGAAGGTGGCGTGATTTTTGGCTTTGGCGAAGCGGTATTAGAGGATCTGGTCATCGAAGAAGGTCGGGTTACCCGCGCGGGTCTTGGCGAGTACAAACTTCCGTCCCAAGAGGACATTCCCCACGTCCATATCGGAGTCGTGGAAGGCGGGCGAGGCATTGGGGCAGAGAATGTCAAGGCGGTCGGGGAACTGTCCAATGTACCTGTTCCCGCTGCGATCGCGAATGCTATAGCCGATGCAGTCGGAGTTCGTATGTGCGATCTGCCGATAACCGCAGAAAAACTGTACTTTTCGCTTCGTGAGAAAGGAGATGCATGA
- a CDS encoding (2Fe-2S)-binding protein yields MVEEIELHVNGERISARVETGQLLLDFLRDHLHLTGTKEACSIGICGLCTVLVNGKSVSSCLMPAVFANGAHVFTAEGLQAVMDRDVIPDGSPDPGLWKIVQEAFVECEGLQCGICTPGQVMSAVSLLNENSDPTEEEVRHFMAGNLCRCTGYQSIVRAILLAAKRWRSERAIV; encoded by the coding sequence ATGGTGGAAGAGATTGAACTTCATGTGAACGGGGAGCGTATCTCGGCCCGCGTGGAGACGGGACAACTTCTGCTGGATTTCTTGCGTGATCATCTGCATCTGACGGGGACCAAAGAAGCGTGTTCGATTGGAATTTGCGGACTTTGTACAGTTCTGGTCAATGGCAAATCCGTGAGTTCCTGTTTAATGCCCGCGGTATTTGCGAACGGTGCGCACGTGTTCACGGCCGAAGGTCTACAAGCGGTGATGGACAGAGACGTTATACCTGATGGATCCCCGGACCCTGGTTTGTGGAAAATCGTACAAGAAGCATTTGTGGAATGTGAAGGGCTCCAATGTGGGATTTGCACACCGGGGCAAGTGATGTCTGCGGTGTCCTTGCTCAATGAAAATTCGGATCCGACGGAAGAAGAAGTTCGCCACTTTATGGCTGGAAACCTGTGCAGATGTACTGGTTACCAATCTATTGTACGGGCGATTTTACTTGCTGCGAAGAGATGGAGGTCTGAACGTGCAATCGTTTGA
- a CDS encoding FAD binding domain-containing protein: protein MQSFELILPSDLDDALNAIEQESDAILWGGGAASTILMKQNLLAPTTVIGLERVSELYGITRLEDGGVRIGAMVRLREIELSPLLAGVLPCLSETARVIANVRIRNVATLGGHLVHADPAQDLPPILLALDASVKLRSKAGERIVPLTDFFVDTMETDIRSNEILVEVLIPNDAVARASRYVKFRPRSQDDYCTVGVAASLAFEDDGRTIRSASLAVGGAGPTASRYQDAEARLIGSSVTKALLDEVAEIIHEQVEPWDDDRGSETYKRDMAAVWTKRVLSSLAGDAISGGTYV from the coding sequence GTGCAATCGTTTGAGCTTATTCTCCCAAGCGATTTGGATGACGCTCTCAACGCCATTGAGCAGGAGTCAGACGCGATACTGTGGGGTGGGGGAGCTGCATCGACCATTCTGATGAAGCAAAACCTGTTGGCGCCCACCACTGTGATCGGACTGGAAAGGGTCTCTGAATTGTACGGAATCACAAGGCTAGAGGATGGCGGTGTTCGCATCGGAGCTATGGTCCGTCTTCGGGAAATCGAGCTTTCACCGCTATTGGCGGGTGTGCTTCCATGTCTCTCAGAAACCGCGCGAGTGATAGCCAACGTTCGCATCCGAAATGTAGCTACGCTGGGTGGACATCTGGTCCATGCCGATCCCGCTCAGGATCTGCCACCAATCCTACTGGCCCTTGATGCATCGGTGAAATTGCGGTCTAAGGCCGGCGAACGTATTGTTCCACTCACTGACTTTTTTGTGGACACCATGGAAACGGACATCCGCTCAAATGAAATTCTCGTCGAGGTGCTGATACCAAACGATGCCGTTGCCCGGGCATCGCGCTACGTAAAGTTCCGACCGCGCAGTCAGGACGATTATTGCACTGTTGGTGTCGCTGCGAGTCTTGCGTTTGAAGATGATGGCCGAACGATTCGTAGTGCTTCGCTTGCCGTTGGTGGGGCGGGCCCGACTGCGTCTCGGTACCAAGACGCGGAAGCCCGTCTGATTGGTTCAAGCGTGACAAAGGCTCTTCTCGATGAAGTTGCTGAGATCATTCATGAACAAGTTGAGCCCTGGGATGACGATCGCGGGAGTGAAACCTACAAGCGAGATATGGCCGCCGTCTGGACAAAACGAGTGCTGTCATCATTGGCCGGAGATGCCATAAGTGGAGGGACGTACGTATGA
- a CDS encoding CoxG family protein, with amino-acid sequence MGKNAGHHCHGSRIPGVEEATETSDDHYEVKIVTKLGPISLRFKGNADLAINQEEHTMEAGVSMSDSRSGNVYGKFNMALVPDDEGNRSSLQIEADLVIAGKLGELAQPLIKRKADQLVREFSTNITQYLQAA; translated from the coding sequence ATGGGAAAAAATGCAGGACACCATTGCCATGGTTCACGTATCCCGGGTGTCGAAGAAGCAACGGAGACGTCAGATGACCACTACGAAGTGAAAATTGTAACCAAGCTTGGTCCGATCTCGTTACGCTTCAAGGGTAACGCTGATCTCGCCATTAACCAGGAAGAACATACGATGGAAGCCGGTGTTTCGATGAGCGACTCCCGGTCGGGAAATGTATATGGGAAATTTAACATGGCGTTAGTTCCTGACGACGAAGGGAATCGGTCATCCCTTCAAATTGAAGCGGACCTGGTGATTGCCGGAAAACTTGGCGAACTCGCGCAACCTCTTATCAAGCGAAAGGCTGACCAGTTAGTTCGTGAATTTTCGACCAATATAACCCAGTATCTGCAAGCTGCATGA
- a CDS encoding L-carnitine dehydrogenase, with the protein MKKATNLNVQAEETHQVRKIAVVGTGVIGSGWIARCLANGYDVVATDPATGAEQRLRASVEQAWTSLTKVGLAEGASLRRLRFDPDLASAVSDADFIQENAPEREDLKRKLLAKIDKSAKPNAIIASSTSGITPSTLQSDCGRPERVLVGHPFNPVYLLPLVEIVPGEATDVAIVERASAFYQSIGMQSLLVRKEIEGHIADRLMEALWREALHIVNDGVATTAEVDAAIVYGAGLRWALMGPFLTFHLAGGEQGMRHMLEQFGPTLKLPWTRLEAPKLTDALREEIIAGCEAQSEGHSIEQLEIRRDDFLVRLLALLKPYWPAANLDGRM; encoded by the coding sequence ATGAAGAAAGCAACAAATTTGAATGTGCAAGCTGAGGAAACTCATCAAGTGCGGAAAATTGCGGTGGTGGGTACAGGCGTGATCGGCAGTGGATGGATTGCACGTTGCCTGGCTAACGGTTATGACGTGGTTGCAACCGATCCGGCCACAGGCGCTGAACAACGACTCCGCGCGTCGGTTGAACAAGCGTGGACGTCGCTGACGAAAGTTGGTTTGGCGGAAGGCGCATCACTACGGAGGTTGCGGTTTGACCCTGATTTGGCGAGTGCCGTTTCGGACGCGGATTTTATTCAGGAGAACGCCCCGGAGCGCGAGGATTTGAAGCGAAAGCTGCTGGCGAAGATCGATAAATCGGCGAAACCAAACGCCATCATTGCTTCAAGCACATCGGGGATAACACCGAGTACGTTGCAGTCGGATTGTGGCCGCCCTGAACGTGTGCTGGTCGGGCATCCGTTTAACCCTGTTTATCTCTTGCCGTTGGTTGAAATTGTCCCTGGTGAAGCGACGGATGTAGCAATCGTCGAGCGAGCCTCCGCATTTTATCAGTCGATTGGCATGCAATCGTTGTTGGTCCGTAAGGAAATAGAAGGGCATATCGCGGATAGATTGATGGAAGCGCTGTGGAGAGAGGCGTTGCACATCGTGAACGACGGGGTGGCGACAACGGCTGAGGTGGATGCAGCGATTGTCTATGGTGCTGGGTTGCGTTGGGCGCTCATGGGGCCATTTTTGACTTTCCACTTAGCTGGTGGCGAGCAAGGCATGAGGCACATGTTGGAGCAATTTGGACCAACGCTAAAACTCCCTTGGACACGTCTGGAAGCGCCAAAATTGACGGATGCGTTGCGCGAAGAAATTATCGCAGGTTGTGAAGCGCAAAGCGAAGGCCACTCAATTGAGCAGTTAGAGATACGACGCGATGATTTTCTCGTACGTCTATTAGCGCTTTTAAAGCCGTATTGGCCTGCGGCAAACCTCGATGGGCGTATGTAA
- a CDS encoding thioesterase family protein: MTQQPTKVMEESVRPEWVDYNGHMNDAAYVQVFSAAIDQVLLDLGLDASMRERYRFTIYTLENHICYLHECHEGERIRVTVQLIHHDAKRLHLFLVMENEVGTRVATSEQMLMGVSTDRGKSAPFPQVIADKVVERAKRDATLVRPDGVGRSISIR, translated from the coding sequence ATGACGCAACAGCCGACGAAGGTCATGGAAGAAAGCGTACGTCCAGAGTGGGTGGACTACAATGGGCACATGAACGACGCGGCCTATGTGCAAGTGTTTAGTGCCGCGATCGATCAAGTCCTCCTGGACCTCGGGTTGGACGCCTCAATGCGCGAGAGATATCGTTTCACGATTTACACTTTGGAGAATCATATCTGTTATCTCCACGAATGTCACGAAGGAGAACGTATTCGGGTAACGGTACAGTTGATTCACCACGATGCAAAACGACTTCATTTGTTCTTAGTGATGGAAAATGAAGTGGGTACTCGCGTAGCCACGAGTGAACAGATGTTAATGGGTGTTTCTACTGATCGTGGCAAATCAGCTCCATTTCCTCAAGTCATTGCTGATAAGGTTGTCGAGAGAGCAAAGCGAGATGCAACATTGGTGCGTCCGGATGGCGTTGGTCGATCAATCAGTATTCGTTAG
- a CDS encoding glycine betaine ABC transporter substrate-binding protein codes for MRKSVIALSMVSALGLIVSGCGTASQTANQSSNGTSTTGANGNDTQTTKTSGSKKISIAWLGWTEDVAVTHLWKDILESQGYQVNLTQMDLGPMFLGLSQNNTSIFLDAWLPSDNPYVNKYKSNLTSLGVWYTGDSNQGIAVPQYMNNINTMEDLNSHASEFQNRIVGIEPGSEEDNAVKKMISVYGMNNMSLQESSTTAMLSSLQHAYEQHQPIAVVMWTPHWAFVKYHLKFIKDPKKILAGQSSITIEANKEWAQSNPQVAKWFQNFKLNANQLASLEEAVKDQSDQDAAAKKWIQSNQALVNSWLK; via the coding sequence ATGAGGAAATCGGTTATTGCTCTGTCGATGGTTTCCGCACTTGGATTGATCGTGAGTGGCTGCGGTACTGCAAGTCAAACAGCAAATCAGTCGTCGAACGGGACGAGTACAACAGGTGCCAATGGTAACGACACACAAACGACGAAGACGTCCGGTTCTAAAAAAATCTCAATCGCTTGGTTAGGATGGACGGAAGATGTCGCGGTGACACACTTGTGGAAAGATATTTTGGAGAGTCAGGGGTATCAAGTGAACCTGACACAGATGGATCTCGGTCCAATGTTCCTCGGATTATCACAAAACAACACAAGCATTTTCTTGGATGCATGGTTGCCTAGTGACAATCCCTATGTGAACAAGTACAAGTCTAATTTGACGAGTCTAGGCGTCTGGTACACAGGTGATAGCAATCAGGGGATCGCTGTTCCACAGTATATGAACAATATCAATACCATGGAGGATTTAAACAGCCACGCCAGTGAATTTCAAAATCGAATTGTCGGGATAGAACCGGGATCGGAAGAAGACAATGCGGTCAAGAAAATGATTTCGGTGTACGGCATGAACAATATGTCCCTTCAGGAGAGCAGTACGACAGCGATGTTATCTTCTCTGCAACACGCATATGAACAGCACCAGCCTATCGCAGTGGTCATGTGGACACCGCACTGGGCTTTTGTGAAATATCACTTAAAATTCATTAAAGACCCGAAAAAAATTCTTGCTGGACAATCGTCCATTACAATTGAAGCAAATAAAGAATGGGCACAAAGCAATCCACAGGTGGCAAAGTGGTTCCAGAACTTCAAACTGAATGCAAATCAATTGGCATCGTTGGAGGAGGCAGTGAAGGACCAGAGTGATCAGGACGCAGCGGCGAAGAAGTGGATTCAGAGCAACCAGGCGCTTGTAAACAGCTGGCTGAAATAG
- a CDS encoding LysR family transcriptional regulator, translating into MDLRQLKYFVTIADSGQITAAAKRLNIAQPPLSQQLKLMEQELGVTLFERGKKSMTLTVEGRALYQKAVDLLRMFDEMVVEVQTLGGGVNGTLSIGTTLYSAPFLLDRVMSLRAAHPQLTFKVWEGEPDRLQELLDSRAIEVAITNFPVRMQGVTIHRTKPIPFVFVTPQDWTDDEQTPIHMKEIVERPLILLGPVYGVGIYNRIVDELHRFSDTPNVVCECHDSTMLFRLVHSGFGATIVPESVLSLIPAHTFRKIPIEGTDLSYEPTVVWKTGAHLSNAARAFLTDLV; encoded by the coding sequence ATGGATCTGCGTCAATTGAAGTACTTTGTCACGATTGCGGACAGTGGCCAGATCACGGCTGCTGCAAAACGACTGAATATTGCCCAGCCACCGCTCAGTCAGCAGCTCAAACTAATGGAACAAGAGCTTGGTGTAACGTTGTTCGAACGAGGCAAGAAGAGCATGACCTTAACAGTGGAAGGCCGCGCACTGTATCAAAAAGCAGTGGACCTTTTGCGCATGTTTGACGAGATGGTGGTGGAGGTTCAAACACTCGGGGGTGGCGTGAACGGCACACTATCTATCGGTACCACACTGTACTCGGCACCCTTTTTACTGGATCGGGTGATGAGTTTGCGAGCCGCACACCCCCAGCTAACGTTTAAGGTTTGGGAGGGTGAGCCGGATCGACTACAGGAATTACTGGACAGCCGCGCCATCGAGGTGGCAATCACCAATTTCCCAGTGAGGATGCAGGGTGTAACCATACATCGAACGAAACCTATTCCGTTTGTGTTTGTCACACCACAGGATTGGACTGACGACGAACAAACTCCTATTCATATGAAGGAAATCGTAGAACGGCCGCTCATCTTGCTTGGACCCGTTTACGGCGTCGGGATTTACAATCGAATCGTGGACGAATTACACCGATTTAGTGACACGCCAAATGTCGTTTGCGAATGCCACGATTCAACCATGTTGTTTCGGCTGGTTCATTCCGGTTTTGGTGCGACCATTGTGCCGGAATCCGTATTGTCTTTGATTCCAGCGCACACCTTCCGCAAGATCCCGATTGAGGGAACTGATTTGTCTTACGAGCCAACGGTTGTGTGGAAAACTGGGGCGCATTTGTCGAACGCCGCACGGGCGTTTTTGACTGACCTTGTGTGA